The Catellatospora citrea DNA segment CAGGCCAACTCGATGACCGGGTCGACCATCCGCACCGCATCGGTATAGGTCGGCGGATGGTTGTGGCTGACAAAACCGGGGACCGTCGGCAGGAACCACGAGATCGAAAGAAAGATCAGCAGCGCACTGCCCGCCGAGGCGATCAGCGCGAGCCGCAGGGAACTCTCGCGGCCGCTGCGGTGGGACAGCGCCGCCACGACGATGCCGACTCCGGCGACGACACACAGAGCTGCCGCGTTGCCAGTGGCGGTCGACGGGGCAGCGAGCGCGAGCACCGTCCACATTGCGGTCGCGGTGACCGCCGCCAGTGCAGCCGGCGCCGCCGCCCGAAGTGCGCCCGTCGACCTGCGATCGGTGGCCCAGAGGACAGCGGCGAGCTGCAGGACGACCAGCACAGCGCAGACGACCTGGGCGAGCGGCCGGTTGGTCCGGGTCGCGATGGCCGTCGTCTCGGCGGCAAGGACGGCGAGCCCGGCAACACGGGCGGACATGCGCGTGGTCACGGCCAACCATAACCCCGCAGTCGGTGAACGCAATGGCCGAGCGTCCACCACGGTCCGGCCCGTCACTCGTACCGGTACTTCAGCGAATCCGCCTCCGCCTGCTCGATGTCAGCGATCGTCAGCTCCGGCATCCGCAGCTGGGCCAGCGTCACCTCGGCCGACGTCGGCTGGGCGTCCGCCGGCAGCCACTGCTCCGGCTGCCAGGCCCCGCTGCGCAGCAGCGACTTGGGACAGTGCGGGTAGACCTCCTCGATCCCCAGCACCAGCGCACTGGCCGGCGGCTTGCCCACGGCGGTCAGCTGCGACAGCAGCTCGGGGCGCGTGGAGACGCAGGCCCGGCCGTTGACCCTGAGCGTCGTGGTGCGCCCCGGGATGATGAACAGCAGCCCCGCCCGCCCGGTGGCGATGATGTTCTGCAGCGTGTCCAGACGCTTGTTGCCGGTCGCATCCGGGATCGCCACCGTTCGCGCGTCCAGGACGGCGACGAACCCGGCGGGACCGCCGCGCGGGGAGACGTCACAGTTGCCGTCGGCGTCCACGCTGGCGACCAGGACCAGCGACGAGCAGCCGATCAACCGCCGGGTCTCGTCGGTGAGTTCGGTCATCTGCTTGCGCACGGCCGCGTCGCTGGGGAGTTCGTAGGTCCGGCGCAGCGCCTCGTGGTCGGGCACGGCGTCGAGGCGCAGCGAGTCGAAGGCACTGGCGGCAACGATGGGCGTCATGCCGCCGACCCTAACGGGCCGAACCCGGCTCCGCAGCGGTCGCGGCGCACCGCGAGCGGGGCAGGCGGTAGCGTGCTGCCGTATGCAGCCAAACGCGATCATCTTCCACGGCACGGGCGGGAGTCCGGAGATTCTCTGGTTTCCGTGGCTGGGCGCGCGTCTCGGTGAACGCGGGTACGCCGTCGACATCCCGCACTATCCCGGGATGAACGCCGAGCCGGTCGCCACCTTGTTGCCGAAGGTGCTGGCCGGCCACCGATTCGATGAGCGCACTGTGCTCGTCGGGCATTCCGGCGGTGCCGCGTTCCTGCTGGCTCTGCTGGAACACCTCGACGTCACCGTCGCGCAGGCGATCCTCGTGGCCGGCTACTCGACGCGGCCCAACGATTCAGACGAGCCGGTGCTGCAGGACGCGTACGACTGGGCCGCGATCAGGGCTCACGTCCGCGACATCTACTTCGTCAACTCCACCCGCGATCCGTACGGGTGCGACGCCGCGCAGGGCCGCGCCATGTTCGAGCGCCTCGGCGGCACGCAGATCATCCGCGACGACGGACACTTCGGCGACTACAACCAGCAGTACGACACCTTCGAACTGCTGGACCGGCTCATCGACTGAGGTGGCCTGAGAGCTGCTTAGCACGGCTAATGTCGTAATCACGGCGGTATGAACCATACGAGTGGGATGATGACCTGCATGCGCCGGCGCTGAGCAGGAGATCCCGACCATGACCGAGCCCAGCCTCTACGACCAGATCCTCGACTTCGCCAACCGCGCCCACCCGTGGCCGCTGTACGAGAAGCTGCGCTCCCAGCCGGTGTGGCAGGAGGCCGACGGCACCTTCGTCGTCAGCACGTACCGCGAGATCTACGCGCTCATGCACGACCCGCGGCTGAGCTCGGACCTGACAAACCTGCTGCCCCAGTTCGCCGACGTCATGCCGCACGACGACGGACCGCGCAGCTTCATCGTCACCGACCCGCCGCGCCATGACGTGCTGCGCCGCCTCGCGATGCGCCAGTTCGGCCCGCCGCACCAGCCAGATCGCATCGACAAGCTCACCCCGAGGCTGACCGAGATCGTCACCAAGCTGATCGACAAGATCTCCGACAACCAGGAGGTCGACCTCGTCGACGAGGTGGCCTACCCGTTCCCGGTCGCCGTCATCTGCCACCTGCTCGGCGTCCCGCCCGAGGACGAGCCGAAGTTCAGCGCCTGGGTCGACCCGATCGTCAACGCGCTCACCCGGCCCACACCCGAGCAGGTGCAGGCGCGCAACGACGCACGGCAGCACATGATCGACTACATGTCCGAACTCGCCCAGCGCCGCCGCACCGAACCCGGCGACGACATGATCTCCGGCTACGTCACCGACGACAGCCCCGACGGTCGCCTGGAGGACGGCGATCTGCTCGCCACCCTGATGCTGCTGCTGATCGCCGGGCACGAGACCACCGTCAACCTCATCACCAACGGCTGGCTGACCCTGCAACGCCACCCCGAGGTGCTGCAGCGGCTGCGCACCGAACCCCATTTCGCCATCCGCCTGGTCGAGGAGCTGCTGCGATACGAACCGTCCGTGCACATCCTGCCGTTCCGGACCGCGGTGTCCGACATCGAGCTCGGCGACGCCACCATCCGCAAGGGCCATCCGATCGCCGTGATGCTCGCATCGGGCAACCGTGACCCCGAGTGCATCCCACACGCCGACCGCTTCGACCCCGACCGCGCCGACAACATCCACCTGTCGTTCGCCGGGGGCGTCCACTACTGCTTCGGCGCGCCCCTGGCCCGCCTGGAGGCACAGATCGCGCTTACCCAGCTCGCCAAACGGCTGCGGAACCCGCGCCTGGTCGCCGATCCGCCGCCCTACCGCCCGAGCCCGGTCCTGCGCGGACCGATTCACCTGCAGATCGCCTACGACAGCGTCGACCCGGCTTGATGCCGGACCAGGACGATGATCGCCGGCAGCGGCACGAAGCCGACGGCGCCGACCGGGATGAACGTCGTTGACCGTATCGCTTCGAGGCGGGCTCAGGCGGTCGGCTCTGCCGGCAGGAGTCCGCGCAGGACCACCTCCGCCAGCGAGTCGGTGGCCCGCTGCCACTCCGCGGCCGACTGGTCCGGCGCGCGTCCCAGCCGCCGGGCCAGGCCGCCCTGGGTGAGGGCCAGCGCGGGCCCGCTGAGCGCCGTGAACAGGATGTCCATCGATATTCTCGGCATGCGCCCGGCGTCCATCAGCCGTTGTGCGATCGGCTCGACCCGCTCCAGCATCGCGGTCGTGTACTTGTCGAAGATGTAGTCGAGGCGGTCGGAGTCGAGCACGAACTCCGCGGCCAGGATCCGGTTCATCTGCGGGGCGTTGGCGGCGACGGAGTAGAAGGCCTTGATGACCGCTTCGAGTTTCTCGTAGTCGTCGGAGCCCAGCTCAAAGGCGAGGGAGAACCGGCTCTGCATCGCGCCCATGGCGTGGTCGACCACCGCTCGCCAGAAGTTGTTCTTCGAGCCGAAGCGGTCGTTGATGAAGTTGTGGTTGACCCCGAGGCGCTTGGCGAGCTCGCGCACGGAGGCTCCCTCGTAGCCCAGTTCCGAGAACGCTTCGAGCCCGCGCCGGAGGATCTCGGCGTCGGTGAGGTCGACATGCGTGGCCCGGCTCGCACCGGGCCGCGGCGGCACCGGATCCGGCTGACTTCCGACCATCTCCGGTCCCACCCCATTCCTCGCCCCGCGCTGAGATTGACCAGCTTACGGGAGCCCCCGAGCGGGCCGGCGCACACGGCCGCAGCGCCTGCGTCCCACGGTACGGACGGGTAGCTCCGTCACCTGACCCGTGCTGACGGAGCCCTCGCCGCGTCTGTAATCTGACAGCTGTCAGACGACCTGACACCTGTCAGAAGGCGTCGGGCAGGCCCGCACCCGGGCACCGCTCGGCCCGTTACTGCGTGACGGAGGATCCCGTGAGCATCTCCCTTCCAGAAATCGACACCGACGACCCGCGCTGGACCAAACGCGGCGTCATCTACGTCCCCGCCGGTGAGGGCATCACCAAGTGGATCGCCGGTGACGTCTACTCGGTCAAGGTCCACGCGAACAACACCGACGGCAGGCTCGGATTCATCGAAGCCTCCGTGCCGCCCGGCGCGGGCCCGGTCGCCCACGTGCACAACAACGCCAGCGAAGCCTTCTACGTGCTCGACGGCGAGCTCGAATTCCTCAACGGCGACGAGAAGATCACCGCCCGCTCGGGAGACTTCCTCTACGTCCCGCCGGGGGTCCGCCACCGGTTCAAGAACAAGAGCTTCCACACCACGAAGCTGCTGTTCCTGTTCACCCCGGGCGGTCTGGAGGAGACCTTCATCCAGGCCGGCGACGACCCCGTCCCGGGCGTGCCCGCGCCGCTGTGGGACGCGGCACGTTTCGCGAAGGCCGGCGAGGTCGCCAACCGGCTCGGCGGTGACACCGACTTCCTCCCGGAAGCCGAGTGACGGATCTGCCCTGACCCGTCTTCGCCGAAGCCGTGCCGGACCGCGGCTTCGGTAATCCCTCCACCAGCAATTACGCACCCGCAGCGCGGCGCAGCCGCCGCGCCGCCACACGCGCCTGCGCGCTTCGCGGGCGCGGATCCCCTCGTGTGCTGCCCGCGGAAGCCGTCCCCGGCCTTCCGCCGACCGGTATGCACTCATCCCACCACAATGGAGCAGAATCCCCATGTCCCACATCAACAGGCGTTCCGTGCTCGGCCTGGCCGGTGCCGGAGCGGCCGTCGTCGTGGCCGGTGCCGGCATCCTCGGCGCGACCGACCTCCTCCAGGGGCAGGCGCACGCCGCCGAAGGGCTCAACGGTGTCGACGAGCCGAAGTTCACCGAGCTGACGCCGTTCGAGGACCCGCTGAAGGTGCCGCCGACACTGCGGCCCCAGGGAACCGTGAACATCGACCTGGTCGAGTCGTACCAGCGGTTGCACTCCCAACTGCCGCCGACCAGGCTGTGGACCTACCAGGGCCACTTCCCCGGCCCGACCATCGAGGCCCACGGCGGCGAGCGGTTCCGGGTCGCGTGGCGCAACAAGCTCAAGGGCGCCATTCCCGTCAAGGCGGTGTGGGTTCGCCCCGACGGCCCCGGGCCTGGGCTGCTGCCGTACAACCGCCCGGGATCCGAGGGCGGGCTGGCCCGCCCGGAGGTCGACCGGCTCACCGCGTGGACGAGCGTCCACCTGCACGGCGGCCACCAGAACGCGCTCGACGACGGGGCGGCCGACCACGCCGTCAGCCCCGGCGACACGCAGTTGGCCGAGTACGCCAACGACCAGGCCGCCGCGCACCTGTTCTACCACGACCACGCCATGGCAGTGACCTCACTGAACGTGGCGGCGGGCCTGGTCGGCAACTACCTGGTGCGCGATCCGCGGGAGGACCGGCTCGACCTGCCCGGCGGCAAGTACGAGATCCCGCTGACGATCCAGGACGTCAACTTCGACACCGACCGGCAGGGACATCTCAACGGCCGGATCCTGGCCAAGCGGATCATCGGCCACCACGTGCAGCCGACCCCGGCCGCGATGCCGCCCGCACTGGCCGGTCTCGGCCCCTACACCATGGTCAACGGCGTGGTGTGGCCGTACCTGGAGGTGGAGGCCCGCGCCTACCGGTTCCGGATGGTCAACGTCGCCAACGCCCGGATCTACCGGCTGGTCGTCGTCGACGAGCAGACCGGCGCGGTCGTCCGCAACGCCATGCAGCTCATCGGCACCGACCTGGGCCTGCTCGGCAAACCGCAGACGATCGACGAGGCGCTGTCGCTGTCGCCCGCCGAACGCGCCGACATCGTGATCGACTTCGCGGCGTTCCCGGGCCGGCAGCTCAAACTCGTCAACACCATCCCCGGCCAGACGCCCGGCGCGCCACTGCCCGACTTCCTCATCCCGTACCCGCAGGTCATGCAGTTCCGCGTCGGCCGCAAGCGGCACGCGCCCCAATCGCTGCCCGCGACGCTGTCGCCCGCCTTCCGCAAGGTCACCGCCGCCGACCTGCCCGCCGGCACCGCCGAGCGCTTCGTCGTCCTGAGCCTGGACAAGGCCGGCGAGATGCCGCAGATCTGGGAGATGCAGCAGGTCCCCGCCGACACGCCTCCCGGCGAAGGCATCGTGACGGTCCAGCTGCCCGACGGGCTGAAGACCCTGCGCCGCACCGGCACGGTGTTCGAGGACACCACCACCTTCTTCGCGGCGTCGGGCACCTGGGAGAAGTGGCACTTCATCAGCGCCGCACCGGCCGGGGTGCCGATCTACCACCCGATGCACGTCCACCTGATGGACTTCCAGGTGATCGACCGGCGCGCGGTCGACGCGAGCGGCATGAACTTCGCCGCGGCCCGCACCGAGCGGCCCCTGACCCTGGGCGCGCCCGTGCCGGTCGCCGCCGAGGAGTCCGGCTGGAAGGACACCATCACCGTCCACGCCAACACCATCGTCACGGTCGCCGGGAAACTCGCCCGGCAGAGCGGCCGGGTCATGTACCACTGCCACATCTTCGACCACGAGGACGAGGGCATGATGCGGCCGTTCGTGGTCATGCCGCCCGCGGTCCACCAGATCCACGGCATGGTCATGGCGATGAACGGGGCCATGGGCGCGCACCACGCGAGCACGCACCACTGACCCCCTGCCCCGCCGGCCCGCATCGCCGGGCCGGCGGGGCAGCCCGTCCACCACCCCGCCGCCGTCCACGCCGTGCCACCACACCGCGGGACACATCGCCGGCCGACTCACACCCGTGCCCTCCGACGCCGGGTGCCGCGAGGGAACAACAGATGCGACACGTCCACGAACGAACTCCACGCGACCAGCACGACAAGGCCGCGGCGGCCGCGCCGAACGCCGCCGCCGCGCGGCCGGACCGGTCACGCGGCGGCCTGCGGGCCGCGCTGCTGCGGCTGCACTTCTACGCCGGGGTGTTCGTCGCCCCGTTTCTGCTGCTGGCTGCCCTGACCGGACTCGCCTACACCCTCACGCCGCAGCTCGACCGGCTCGCCTACGGCAACCTGCTGACCGTCGACCGGGTCGCCGGCGAGCCGCGCCCGCTGGCCGCGCAGGTCGCCGTGGCACGCGCGGCGTACCCGGAGGGCACGATCGCCTCGGTGATCACGCCACCGGGACCCGAGGACACCACCCGCCTGGTGCTGTCGCTGCCGGAACTCGGCGACCGGCAGCGCACGGTGTACGTCGACCCGTACACCGCGGAGGTCAAAGGTGAGCTCACCACGACCTGGGGTGCCACGCCGCTCACCACGTGGCTCGACGACCTGCACCGCAACCTGCACCTGGGCGAGGTCGGCCGGCTGTACTCCGAAGCCGCCGCGAGCTGGCTCTGGGTGATCGCCGCCGGTGGCGTCGCGCTCTGGCTCGGCCGCGTCCGAAAGCCGCGGAGCGGTTCCGTACGCCGGTTCCTGCTGCCCGAGCGCTCCGCCCGCGGCGTGCGTCGCACCCGCGGACTGCACGCGACCCTGGGCGTATGGCTCGCGGTCGGGCTGTTCTTCCTCAGCGCCACCGGCCTGACCTGGTCGGCTCACGCGGGCGGCCGGTTCGGGCAGCTGCTGGACGCAGTCGGCGGCCGCGCGCCGGAACTGGACACCGAACTGCCCGGCACGGCTGCCGGTCGCGGCCGCCCAGGGCACACCTTCCCACCGCTCACCACCCTGCCGGACGCTGCCTCCGGCGACGGCCACATCGGACACGGTGCCGCGACGAGAGGCGTCGACGGCGACCCCGCCACGTTCGACGCGGTCCTGGCGATCGCCCGTGACGACGGCCTGACCGGCTCGGTCGTGCTGACCCCGCCCGACGGCGCGGACCGCGCCTGGACGGTGGCCCAGGACGACGACACCTGGCCGGTGCGTTACGACCGCGTCGCGGTCGACGCGGCGGCAGGTGAGGTGACCGCCCGCAGCCGCTGGGCCGACTACCCGGTGCCGGCCAAGCTCAGCCGGCTCGGTGTCCAGGCCCACAAGGGCGTGCTGTTCGGGGCCGTCAACCGGATCGTGCTCGCCGCCGTCGCGTCGGGGCTGGTCGTGGTCATCCTGTGGGGCTACCGGATGTGGTGGCAGCGCCGCCCGAGGAGGGCGGACCGGACGGCGGCGTTCGGCCGGGCTCCGGCCCGGGGCGCGTGGCGGCAGCTGCCCCGGCCGTTGCTGGTCCTCGGTGTCCCGGCCATCGCCGCGATCGGCTGGGCGCTGCCGGTGCTGGGGATCACCCTGCTCGGTTTCCTGGTGGCGGACGCGGTGGTCGGGCTCGCCAAGCCCGCCCGGCGGTGACCTCGACGGCATCATCCCATTGATGGTTGCCCATGCACACGGCATGATTTGCGCATGGACAGTCGTGAGGGTGGACGCTCGATCGAGCAGGCCGTGGCTGAAGCCGGCCTGGGTGAGCAGCACGGCCGCTACCGGTCTGCGGTTGCCGCCGACATCGCCATCGTCGTGTGCTGCGCCGCGCTGGGCTTCGTGCTGCTGGCCGCCGCGGGCGGTGCGGGCGCGGTCGTCGCGACGGGCCTCGGCGTGCTCGCGCTGGCGGCGGTCGGCGGGCTGGTCACCTGGCGCAAGGCCAACACCTGGCGTCACCTGTACACCGGCGGGACGCTGACCGTCGGCCCCCGGGGCACGGTGACCTCGTTGGTGACCTGGCACGACGTGGCGCAC contains these protein-coding regions:
- a CDS encoding MSMEG_1061 family FMN-dependent PPOX-type flavoprotein, which encodes MTPIVAASAFDSLRLDAVPDHEALRRTYELPSDAAVRKQMTELTDETRRLIGCSSLVLVASVDADGNCDVSPRGGPAGFVAVLDARTVAIPDATGNKRLDTLQNIIATGRAGLLFIIPGRTTTLRVNGRACVSTRPELLSQLTAVGKPPASALVLGIEEVYPHCPKSLLRSGAWQPEQWLPADAQPTSAEVTLAQLRMPELTIADIEQAEADSLKYRYE
- a CDS encoding RBBP9/YdeN family alpha/beta hydrolase, whose amino-acid sequence is MQPNAIIFHGTGGSPEILWFPWLGARLGERGYAVDIPHYPGMNAEPVATLLPKVLAGHRFDERTVLVGHSGGAAFLLALLEHLDVTVAQAILVAGYSTRPNDSDEPVLQDAYDWAAIRAHVRDIYFVNSTRDPYGCDAAQGRAMFERLGGTQIIRDDGHFGDYNQQYDTFELLDRLID
- a CDS encoding cytochrome P450, encoding MTEPSLYDQILDFANRAHPWPLYEKLRSQPVWQEADGTFVVSTYREIYALMHDPRLSSDLTNLLPQFADVMPHDDGPRSFIVTDPPRHDVLRRLAMRQFGPPHQPDRIDKLTPRLTEIVTKLIDKISDNQEVDLVDEVAYPFPVAVICHLLGVPPEDEPKFSAWVDPIVNALTRPTPEQVQARNDARQHMIDYMSELAQRRRTEPGDDMISGYVTDDSPDGRLEDGDLLATLMLLLIAGHETTVNLITNGWLTLQRHPEVLQRLRTEPHFAIRLVEELLRYEPSVHILPFRTAVSDIELGDATIRKGHPIAVMLASGNRDPECIPHADRFDPDRADNIHLSFAGGVHYCFGAPLARLEAQIALTQLAKRLRNPRLVADPPPYRPSPVLRGPIHLQIAYDSVDPA
- a CDS encoding TetR/AcrR family transcriptional regulator, which encodes MVGSQPDPVPPRPGASRATHVDLTDAEILRRGLEAFSELGYEGASVRELAKRLGVNHNFINDRFGSKNNFWRAVVDHAMGAMQSRFSLAFELGSDDYEKLEAVIKAFYSVAANAPQMNRILAAEFVLDSDRLDYIFDKYTTAMLERVEPIAQRLMDAGRMPRISMDILFTALSGPALALTQGGLARRLGRAPDQSAAEWQRATDSLAEVVLRGLLPAEPTA
- a CDS encoding quercetin 2,3-dioxygenase, which produces MSISLPEIDTDDPRWTKRGVIYVPAGEGITKWIAGDVYSVKVHANNTDGRLGFIEASVPPGAGPVAHVHNNASEAFYVLDGELEFLNGDEKITARSGDFLYVPPGVRHRFKNKSFHTTKLLFLFTPGGLEETFIQAGDDPVPGVPAPLWDAARFAKAGEVANRLGGDTDFLPEAE
- a CDS encoding multicopper oxidase family protein, with the protein product MSHINRRSVLGLAGAGAAVVVAGAGILGATDLLQGQAHAAEGLNGVDEPKFTELTPFEDPLKVPPTLRPQGTVNIDLVESYQRLHSQLPPTRLWTYQGHFPGPTIEAHGGERFRVAWRNKLKGAIPVKAVWVRPDGPGPGLLPYNRPGSEGGLARPEVDRLTAWTSVHLHGGHQNALDDGAADHAVSPGDTQLAEYANDQAAAHLFYHDHAMAVTSLNVAAGLVGNYLVRDPREDRLDLPGGKYEIPLTIQDVNFDTDRQGHLNGRILAKRIIGHHVQPTPAAMPPALAGLGPYTMVNGVVWPYLEVEARAYRFRMVNVANARIYRLVVVDEQTGAVVRNAMQLIGTDLGLLGKPQTIDEALSLSPAERADIVIDFAAFPGRQLKLVNTIPGQTPGAPLPDFLIPYPQVMQFRVGRKRHAPQSLPATLSPAFRKVTAADLPAGTAERFVVLSLDKAGEMPQIWEMQQVPADTPPGEGIVTVQLPDGLKTLRRTGTVFEDTTTFFAASGTWEKWHFISAAPAGVPIYHPMHVHLMDFQVIDRRAVDASGMNFAAARTERPLTLGAPVPVAAEESGWKDTITVHANTIVTVAGKLARQSGRVMYHCHIFDHEDEGMMRPFVVMPPAVHQIHGMVMAMNGAMGAHHASTHH
- a CDS encoding PepSY-associated TM helix domain-containing protein, whose protein sequence is MRHVHERTPRDQHDKAAAAAPNAAAARPDRSRGGLRAALLRLHFYAGVFVAPFLLLAALTGLAYTLTPQLDRLAYGNLLTVDRVAGEPRPLAAQVAVARAAYPEGTIASVITPPGPEDTTRLVLSLPELGDRQRTVYVDPYTAEVKGELTTTWGATPLTTWLDDLHRNLHLGEVGRLYSEAAASWLWVIAAGGVALWLGRVRKPRSGSVRRFLLPERSARGVRRTRGLHATLGVWLAVGLFFLSATGLTWSAHAGGRFGQLLDAVGGRAPELDTELPGTAAGRGRPGHTFPPLTTLPDAASGDGHIGHGAATRGVDGDPATFDAVLAIARDDGLTGSVVLTPPDGADRAWTVAQDDDTWPVRYDRVAVDAAAGEVTARSRWADYPVPAKLSRLGVQAHKGVLFGAVNRIVLAAVASGLVVVILWGYRMWWQRRPRRADRTAAFGRAPARGAWRQLPRPLLVLGVPAIAAIGWALPVLGITLLGFLVADAVVGLAKPARR